The stretch of DNA TAAAGATGCCAATATAACAAAGACTGCAATGATTGTAGTGGGAGATGTGTTAGACCCTGGAGATTTTAATGCATCTAAGCTATATGACAAAAACTTTAAACATGAATATAGGTAAGTTTTAACTTAAATCCTAAAACTAGGAAAAAATAGATTTTGAATAAAAAATATTTAAAAAAAAGAATTAATTAAGGAAGCAACATGTACGAACTAGTCGACCAAATTATAAACATAGATTTTGAGGAATTGTCCACTTTTGACTTTCCAATCGATTATCGCTTTGGATTATGCGTGAACTTAAGAGGAACAAAATACGAATTTCTAGTCCATTTTAAGAGCAACACCGACAAAGTCATCTGTTTAGGTGCAGGAGCCATGGGTAATCATTCAAAGCATGATACCAGAAGACCATTTTTCCACAGGCACGGTTGGAAATTCGATGCATCCTCAATTTGGTACAATGACCCTACACGCTACTTGAACTTAAAATCAAAAGGTTCATGGGGCGTTGGAACAACCGATGAATACTTTTTAGAAAACATAGGAATAATCGTCGTTAAACTTATATCCCGCTTGGATTTGAAACAGGAAAATCTAATTTTCTATGGAAGTTCAATGGGCGGTTTCACTTCACTTCAACTGGCAACACTGGTTAGGGATTCTACCGCACTTGCAGACATCCCCCAGTTGGAATTCCAGAATCATGTTAGCTATGAAAGAGTTAAGCCATACTGTTTTCCAGGACTAAGCGATGAGGAAATTTGGGATAGATTCAAACATAGGTTTGATGTTATCGAACTGATGAAAAAAGAAAATTACATCCCAAAAGCAACAATCATATTCAACTGCAGCAATAGGGACATCAACACCCAATATCTGGACTTCATAAAAAAAACCAATGAACTTCCAAAAATCGAAAATAAAAGCAACCATATAAAAATCGTGTTTAATTACATTGACGCCCATAAACCGTTGGGCAGTCCTGAAAGTAGGATGCTGGCAAATGGAATAACATCTAAAAATATGATGGCCTATTACGATGAGCTTGAAGACTCAGAAATGTATCAGGAAAACCAGCGATTAAAAGCCCAAGTAAACCAAAACTGCAACACAAAACACCTAATAAAAGACTGCTTATTCCAAGACGGCAAATTCTACAACCACTACAACCGTATCATAATCGACAATGAAGGAACAATGAGTTGTAATGTAAGTTCCGCTGGATTCTACCTCGCAGACAAAACCGGAACCGCAACCAATCTAACACAATGCCTACAATACACACCACCATTCAGCTTCGAATTCGACGTCGAAAACCCATACGGAAACGCATTCATACATGTAACAAACGGAACAACAACAGTCAACAAGAAATTCCAGATAGTATCACAGAACAAGAAATCCTATCATGTAAAAGTCGAAGTCCTAACCGACCGCATCAACTACTATGTTGATAATGTCTACAAATCAGATTTAACCTGGACAGGAACATTCACAGGCAACCTCCGTATCGGATTCAGATTAAACGATGGAAGTAGCATGCGATTCGACAACTTTATCATCTACTCTATGAGTACTGTTCCAGGAGCACCAGAAAGTGTTACATTATCAAGTGATAAGAGTGTATTGTCTTATTATGATAATGAGTCTGCTACTGTCCTGTATCAGGAAAACCAGCGATTAAAAGCCCAAGTAAACACATTGCTTTCATCAAATTCATGGAAGATTACAAAACCTCTTAGAAAAATAGGTTCAATACTAAGAAAATACCTTAAAAAATAATTTTTTAATTATATTTGTCCCTAATTTCATTCATCAATCTTAACTTTTCAAATGCAACATCTTTCGGAGCTCTTCTCAATCCGCAATCAGGATCCAAAAGTAAATTATCCTTGCCAACAATATCAATAGCTTTTTTGACTAAGTTTTCAACATCTTCAACATTATCGACTTCATTGACGGATGAATCAACACAGCCAAAACCTACTTTCTTATTTTTAAGCAATGAAGCATTCTGCTCAAGAACACCGAGATTAACGTTGTTTCCCGCAAACTCCATATCTAAAATGTCAATATCAAATGTGGTCAAATCCTTAAATGCATCATTCAAAAGACCACATACATGCATCGCCAAAGGAACTTCAAGTCCATCTTTAAGAATGCCGATAGCTTCACGGGCAGTTTTCATATCAACCATCCCTGTAGACAAGAAAGGTTCATCAACCTGTATATAGACGGGTTCTACTTTTTTGGCTATTGCATCAACTTCAAATTTCAATGAATGTGCCAAATCAATGATTGCATCTTCCTTGTTTTTATAAAAAGCCTGAATTCTGGATGAATGAACAATTGTATTAGGGCCTGTAATGATTCCTTTCACTCCGCAGCCTTCCGGAATTTGACCTCCATAATACTCCCTCATCACCTTTTTGGCATACTGCAAGTCTTTAATGGAAATTTCCTGGGTTGGATTTCTGATTTTTCCGACAATGAATGTATTTCCATCCTCAATCTTCATTCCAGGAATGTATTTTGTAAAAATAGAAACCATGTCACCTCTAACTTGACCATCTGAGATTATATCCACTCCTGCATCAAGTTGAGCAATGACACTAGCCTTAATTGCATCTTTGAACGGATCATATGAACCAAAAGCCTTTAACAGCTTATCCTTAAAATTAGATGGTGAGCTTTCCTCAGCCGGAAAACTACCTACAACAGTTGATTTCATTTTTTATTACCGGTATCTAGCTTCCTTATTTTTTCAACTTCTTCTTCATCAATTGGAAGTTCAACTACAGAAGTACCATGGCAAGGTTTAGTATAAGGTAGAAAAACAGTTCCTTTTTCATGGTCAAATCCAATTGGAATTGGTGGGATACCAATAACTCTAACGCCCAAAACTTCATCACCAGGCTTGATGTAAACTATATCCTCAGCTTTATACCTGATAATCATTGCACAGTCTTTAAAACCTGCTCTTGCCGCATGAATTTCATAGTTATCGGATTGTTGAAGATATGTATCTAAACAGAATGACATTTATTCAAACTCCTTTATAGCTTTATCAAATTTAACTTTAATTGGAGAAGGATTATGGAAAGCTCTTACAGAAACAATTTTGGCATTGCTTCCGCTTTCTTCAATCATGCTTACAAATTCAGCCACTTCATCCGCATCTCTTGAGAAAACAAGTGCAAGAGATTTGGTTTGAAGAATCTGTTCAAAGGTTACGAAAAATGATGCTGCCGCATCCTTATGGACAAAACCAACCAATAAATCATAATCTCCTTCATTGATATCTCCTAAAGTTCTTTCCAAATCCATTAAATTAAGATTATAAAAACCTTCAGGATCAGATATCTTTACTAATTTAGAAGCTGCAGGATTTGCAGCGATTGCAGTATCATAACCCATTTTATTTAATTTATTATACACATAAACAGCCATTGGAGTCTGAGCTGGAGTTTCAGGACATCCAAGCAATATTAAAGCTTTCATATTACTACCTCTATGAACGTGATTTCAATGTAACAACATTAGCTAAAATCAATGTACCGATAAACAGGAATGTCAATAATGCCATACCGTTGATGGATCTGTTAAATACGAATAATCCTATTAAAGCTTGTGCACAGAATGCTGCTAAGGCACCAGTTAACAATACTTCTCTTCCAAGATACTTCTTATTATTTTTCTCTCTTTTCTCTCTGTACATTGTCAATATTTTAAAACCTATGATTATAGTTCCCAGTACGAATGCAATCAAAGCGACAAGCCCTAAAATTCCAAAGTCGAAACCATAACCGAAAATACCTGGAAGCATATAGTCAATTGTATCCTTTTGGTTAACTAGCACACCAAAGAACATTGGGAATGGCAATCCAAAGAATAAAACCAATTGCATCGGCAACGTAATATAACCTTCAGCAAATGCCGTTCCTTCCGCACCCCAATAGGATGCTCTTGCATTATGTCCAATTAATTGCAGGTTATTCAATACCATTTTAATACTTGATAAGGAGTATTGCTCAATCCTACCTAACCTTAAGAGTGGTGAAAAGATTGTCATGCCTGTTACACGAGCTACAGCTTCTAAAAGAAGAAATCCTGCTCCGGCAGCACCAATAAATAACAATACCCTTTTTAATGTGAATACTGATTTTTCCCTGAAGGATTCTGAAATAATTAAGTAACCCAAGAATAAACCTAATATCCATAATATTAAAAATGACCTGTGCATTAATCCACCGAAAACGGTGATTCCAATAAGGAACAATATTACAAATCTTCTTAAAGGCCGTATATCTACGCCCGACTCTTTCATCACTTTCAGTGAAGCTAATGCAGTGACAGCACCCAATAATGCTATTGGACCGAACGGGTGAGTAAATTCTGCTTGACTTGAAGAAATCACAAGAAGCGCAATATCTGCTCCGAAAACTAATGTGAAACCTCCCATTATGAATAATGATAAAAAGGTTACTACACTAAGTGACAAAGGTATTAAGTTAAGACAAAATACTAATGTAACAAAAAGCATTGCTGCAACTTCTACAATTAATTGAAAATGGTTTTGAGCAATTAATAACATAATTTAATCACAATTCTCTTTTTATTTTTAAATATAAATGGACTGACCGGGATTTGAACCCGGGGCCTCCGCCATGCCAAGGCGACGATCTACCATCTGAGCTACCAGCCCATAAAAAATTAATTTAATTATCAATAAAATATTAGATTATTTTAATATAAATAACTATTTACCATTTTTTGCCAAATCATATAAATTATCAATAATTACCTGGAACAAGTCATCAGTTTCAACATCGATTTTCTCATGAGGATTAACAATAAAATCCAATGCCTTATTGATAACCTCATCAGTATCAATTGACCTGAACATCAAACCCTTGTTGATATAGTACTGATCAACAGATAAAGTTTCACCAGGATAACATGAAATTACAGGGGTTTGCAATATTGCGGCTTCCCTATTCATTGTTCCACCGGCTCCAATGACCAAATCGCATTTTTTGATTAAGCTTGAAGTATCGACCGGAGGTTTTAAGATTGAAACGTTATCTATTCCTTCAAAAATTTCGGATTGTTCTTTAAATCTTGGCAAAATCAAGATATTCGCCACATTCTTCAACTCATCAACAATAGGAGATAAGACTGATTTTCTGCAATCCGCATCAAGATATGATGCAAGTGAAGGTTCAGGCCTCATTAGAATTGTTTTACGATGTTTTAAATTAAGATTTAAATCATCAAATACATTATCATTGTATTTGAAACTTTTAAAATGCATTAATTCGGAGGTTCCGTCATAAGAAATGATAGTGTTTGGGTCTGCACCGAATTTCATTAGTTTCCACATGTCAATGATTTTTGGAGTAATTATTCTGTCACATAAAGGCAATGTTAACTTGTTGGCCGCAAGGGCATGTTCGTTGTCTAAAACGTACAAACTAGGAATTCCTAAACCGAATGAGATTCTAGGAAGCTCTATAGAATGCTTGCTAAGGGCAACATCCACCTTTTCATCATGTATAACATCGACAAGATTATAAACTCTTGAAGTGCTTTCCTTCAACTTATCATAAAGACTTACACCATGTTTTCCGACAGATATGAAGTCTATATCATACATTTCCATTAATTTATGGATATCACCAAATTGCCTTGCTGTAACAATTACATCCTCACCTTCAGCCTCCAAGTATTTAATTACATCCTTAAAGAACCTAACATGAGGTGCATTTGAAATATCTATCCATACTTTCATAAGAACCACCACATTAAATTAAAATTAACTGTTCATAGCTTCTTCAATAGCTGCAATGATTTCATCTAAGCCTATTCCTTCTTTTAAGCTTGATTTAATAACTTTCACATTTGGATTTAATTTTTGAGCATCACAGACCATTTTATCAGCATCTGCACCTACTGCATCTGCAAGGTCCACCTTGTTGATTACAACCACATCGGAAGTTTGGAAAATGATTGGGTGTTTTTCTACAGTATCATCACCTTCAGTAACACTTACAACAACAATTCTTAAATGTGAACCGAGTTCAAAGTCAACAGGACAGATTAAGTTACCGACGTTTTCAATGATAACCATGTCCAAGTCATCCAATGGTAAATCTGCAAGTCCATGACCTACTAAATGTGCATCCAAGTGGCACTCTTTACCTGTATTCAAACCGACGACAGGAACATTATGCTTTTCAATACGTCCTGCATCAAATTTGGATATTACATCCCCGGCTAAAACGCCTATTTTATAATCAGTATTATCAATAATTTCTTCTACAAGAGTTGTTTTACCAGAACCGATTGCTCCGACAAAATCAACACAGAATATCCCATTATCTTCTAATTTATGTAAATTTTTGTGAGCTAATTTTTTATTAGCGTCCATAATGTTTTTTGCTACTTCTACATCTGCTATTTGGTGCATTTTTTCATCTCCTATAATTTAAGCATCATCAGGTTTTTCTATAACAATATTTTTAACAACAATGTCTTTACCGTTTAAGGTTTCTACATTGAGACTATCGCACTTTGGACATTTAACCATCGGTGCGTAATGGTCTTTATCATCAAGAATAGCTTCACCGTTAAAGTCACAATCATAGCATTTGATTTCAGCAGGAATTTCTTCAAAATTAATTTCTGCATCTTCCATTATAGTATTTTCAATCAATACTCCTAATATGAACTGTAATTGTTCGGGATTAATCATGGCTAACCTACCGACTTCAACAGTTACTTCATTAACCTCAGTTGCATTATTTGCTTCAGCAGTATCTAGTACTGCATTAATAATACCCTGAGCCATAGATAATTCGTGCATTTTACTACTCCTTTACTATAAATATTAATATTATAAATATTGTTTTGTTAATTTATAAAAGTATTTAATATTTGAGTAATATTGAAGTAATAATATTGAAATTAAAAAAAAGATATTGGTTAAAAAATTAACCAATCAAATTATAAATCAGTAGCGTCTGCATCAAAAACGTTTATTTCAAGATCTGCAGCAAGTAATCCATCAATGTTTTTACCGAAATTAAGGAAATGTTCAGTTTGTAAATGTTTTCCTAAAATTTCCTTGGATTCCCATTGTTCTACAAACATCAATGAACCGTCACCAGTGTTTGCAAATAAATTATAATCTACATTCCCATCTTCTAATTTAGATTTAGTGATTAAATCTTGTGCAAAATCAATGACCTTTTCTTTTGCAGATTCATCATTTGGAATAGCTTTTGCTAAAACAATTATCATATTTTCCACCTGTTTAATAATTTATATCTTACTCTTATTAAAATTTATTAAAAATGAAAGATAGATAAAATAGACATTATTTGTGAATTTGAAAGATTACAAAGGTTGAGAGTGCAATAAATAATTATCTATTCTATCTACTTTCACACGAAAACATTCTTAAAATTTAATTCCAGTAATTCTTAAACCACCATAATGGGATTTGTATTTAATGTTTAATCCAATTAATAATGGAGTGATTTTCTCGATTATTCTTGCTTTTTCAAGTATTCCACAGTCGATTGTCTTAATTCCAGGAATCTTGTCAATTATTTCTGCTGCGATTTCTTTTGCTTCCTTGTCATCACCTGCAATCAAACAGTCACAGTCGATTTCTTCCGGGATGTTTGAGAGGTGTGAGTTTGAAATGTTACAGAATGCGCAGATTACTTTTGCACCAGTACCTTCAAGAATCTTAGCGGTTCTTTCAGCAGCTGATCCTTCCATTAGGTCAACGAATCTGAATGGTTTTCCGCCAATTGCGGTTTCTAATGGTACTGTTGCATCCATGACTATTTTGTCTGTACAGAATTCTTTGATTCCTTCAACAGTAGGTTTTTGAGCGGCTAAAGGTACTGTGAGGATTAATACATCTCCTGCTTTTGCAGCATCTTCGTTTGCCATTCCAACCATATTTAAATCATAGTCTGCTAATTCTTCTTTAGCTTTTGCAACAACATCCAATGCTTTTTCTTCTTTTCTGGAACCAACAATTACTTCAACACCAGCAATAGCCAATCTTTCTGCGATTCCAAGTCCTTGTGGACCTGTTCCGCCGATAACACTAACCTTCATTAATATCACCTTAAAAAAAAAGAAAATAATATGTAATGAATTTAATCATTACATAAAACATGTTTAGTCGAGATCTAACATTACTACAGGTTTGATTAAGTCTTTAGGTTTTTCTTTCATTAAGTAAAGAGCATCTTCGATTTTTTCAAGGCCTTTGAATTTGTGGGTAACTAATAATTCAGGGTCTTGTCTACCTGCTAATGCTAAGTCAGCAAGTCTTTCCATCCTTACTGCTCCACCAGGACATAATCCGTTTTTAATGTTGATGTTAGACATACCGCAACCCCATTCTACACGTGGGATTAATACGTTGTCAGCACCACTTAAGTAGTTTACGTTGGATACGGTTCCTCCTGCTTTTGCAGATTTGATTGCTTCAGCCCATGTGTTTTCTAAGTTACCACCTGCGATAACTACGGAGTCAACACCTGCGCCGTCGGTAAGTTCTCTTACTTGTTCGTCGATTGGTCCTTCTCTGTAGTTAATGATGTCGGTTGCACCGTATTTTTTAGCTACTTCGACGGAAACTGGACGGGTACCTGCTGCGAATAATCTACCTGCACCTAAACATTTTGCACCAGCAATAGCTGAAAGACCTACTGCACCAATACCGATAACAAGTACTGATCCACCTAATGGAATGTCAGCGTTTTCTGATCCCATCATACCGGTTGACCACATGTCGGTTAACATTACTGCACCTTCATCGGATAATCCGTCTGGTATGAATGTTAGGTTTGCATCTGCCATGTTTACGTGGAATCTTTCACCGAATACACCATCTTTGAAGTTGGAGAATTTCCAACCACCAAGAGGTTCGGTTGTTTGTGAAGGGAATCCTCTTTGTGCTGCTTCATCATCCCAGTCAGGAGTAATAGCTGGAACGATTACACGGTCCCCAGGTTTAAATTTGGTAACTAAACTACCTACTTCAACAACTTCACCAACTGCTTCGTGTCCTAAAATCATATCAGTTCTTTCACCGATTGCGCCTTCCCATACTGTGTGAATATCGGAAGTACATGGGGATACACAAGTAGGTTTAATAATTGCATCCATTGGTCCACATTCAGGAACTTCTTTTTCGACCCAGCCGGTTTCTCCTATTTTCTTCATTGCAAATCCTTTAAAAGTTGCCATTTTTTGTCACCTCTAAAATTAAGCCACTATTCAAAATTAACATTATTAATAAAAATGATGTTAATAATAAATACTGACTTAATCCTATTTTAATTGAATAATATTTATAAATTTTTCTATTTGTTAAAAAATAATTAGTAATGTTTAAAACAATTTCCATAATATTTAACAAATTTACAAAATCAATTAAATAATGTCCAATATATATTACATTTATTAATCGATATAACAATGACTTCATAACGAATAGAATGATATCAAAAAAAAAATATCAAAAAACTAAACAAAGAAAATTTTTTTAATGAATATGGTCAAAAAG from Methanobrevibacter sp. YE315 encodes:
- a CDS encoding NAD(P)-dependent alcohol dehydrogenase, which codes for MATFKGFAMKKIGETGWVEKEVPECGPMDAIIKPTCVSPCTSDIHTVWEGAIGERTDMILGHEAVGEVVEVGSLVTKFKPGDRVIVPAITPDWDDEAAQRGFPSQTTEPLGGWKFSNFKDGVFGERFHVNMADANLTFIPDGLSDEGAVMLTDMWSTGMMGSENADIPLGGSVLVIGIGAVGLSAIAGAKCLGAGRLFAAGTRPVSVEVAKKYGATDIINYREGPIDEQVRELTDGAGVDSVVIAGGNLENTWAEAIKSAKAGGTVSNVNYLSGADNVLIPRVEWGCGMSNINIKNGLCPGGAVRMERLADLALAGRQDPELLVTHKFKGLEKIEDALYLMKEKPKDLIKPVVMLDLD
- the hypA gene encoding hydrogenase maturation nickel metallochaperone HypA, giving the protein MHELSMAQGIINAVLDTAEANNATEVNEVTVEVGRLAMINPEQLQFILGVLIENTIMEDAEINFEEIPAEIKCYDCDFNGEAILDDKDHYAPMVKCPKCDSLNVETLNGKDIVVKNIVIEKPDDA
- the npdG gene encoding NADPH-dependent F420 reductase, whose product is MKVSVIGGTGPQGLGIAERLAIAGVEVIVGSRKEEKALDVVAKAKEELADYDLNMVGMANEDAAKAGDVLILTVPLAAQKPTVEGIKEFCTDKIVMDATVPLETAIGGKPFRFVDLMEGSAAERTAKILEGTGAKVICAFCNISNSHLSNIPEEIDCDCLIAGDDKEAKEIAAEIIDKIPGIKTIDCGILEKARIIEKITPLLIGLNIKYKSHYGGLRITGIKF
- a CDS encoding putative quinol monooxygenase, encoding MIIVLAKAIPNDESAKEKVIDFAQDLITKSKLEDGNVDYNLFANTGDGSLMFVEQWESKEILGKHLQTEHFLNFGKNIDGLLAADLEINVFDADATDL
- a CDS encoding DUF1894 domain-containing protein, producing MSFCLDTYLQQSDNYEIHAARAGFKDCAMIIRYKAEDIVYIKPGDEVLGVRVIGIPPIPIGFDHEKGTVFLPYTKPCHGTSVVELPIDEEEVEKIRKLDTGNKK
- the hypB gene encoding hydrogenase nickel incorporation protein HypB, which gives rise to MHQIADVEVAKNIMDANKKLAHKNLHKLEDNGIFCVDFVGAIGSGKTTLVEEIIDNTDYKIGVLAGDVISKFDAGRIEKHNVPVVGLNTGKECHLDAHLVGHGLADLPLDDLDMVIIENVGNLICPVDFELGSHLRIVVVSVTEGDDTVEKHPIIFQTSDVVVINKVDLADAVGADADKMVCDAQKLNPNVKVIKSSLKEGIGLDEIIAAIEEAMNS
- a CDS encoding DUF354 domain-containing protein; the encoded protein is MKVWIDISNAPHVRFFKDVIKYLEAEGEDVIVTARQFGDIHKLMEMYDIDFISVGKHGVSLYDKLKESTSRVYNLVDVIHDEKVDVALSKHSIELPRISFGLGIPSLYVLDNEHALAANKLTLPLCDRIITPKIIDMWKLMKFGADPNTIISYDGTSELMHFKSFKYNDNVFDDLNLNLKHRKTILMRPEPSLASYLDADCRKSVLSPIVDELKNVANILILPRFKEQSEIFEGIDNVSILKPPVDTSSLIKKCDLVIGAGGTMNREAAILQTPVISCYPGETLSVDQYYINKGLMFRSIDTDEVINKALDFIVNPHEKIDVETDDLFQVIIDNLYDLAKNGK
- a CDS encoding DUF1890 domain-containing protein, with amino-acid sequence MKALILLGCPETPAQTPMAVYVYNKLNKMGYDTAIAANPAASKLVKISDPEGFYNLNLMDLERTLGDINEGDYDLLVGFVHKDAAASFFVTFEQILQTKSLALVFSRDADEVAEFVSMIEESGSNAKIVSVRAFHNPSPIKVKFDKAIKEFE
- a CDS encoding methionine synthase, coding for MKSTVVGSFPAEESSPSNFKDKLLKAFGSYDPFKDAIKASVIAQLDAGVDIISDGQVRGDMVSIFTKYIPGMKIEDGNTFIVGKIRNPTQEISIKDLQYAKKVMREYYGGQIPEGCGVKGIITGPNTIVHSSRIQAFYKNKEDAIIDLAHSLKFEVDAIAKKVEPVYIQVDEPFLSTGMVDMKTAREAIGILKDGLEVPLAMHVCGLLNDAFKDLTTFDIDILDMEFAGNNVNLGVLEQNASLLKNKKVGFGCVDSSVNEVDNVEDVENLVKKAIDIVGKDNLLLDPDCGLRRAPKDVAFEKLRLMNEIRDKYN